The following coding sequences lie in one Haematobia irritans isolate KBUSLIRL chromosome 3, ASM5000362v1, whole genome shotgun sequence genomic window:
- the LOC142231392 gene encoding uncharacterized protein LOC142231392, translated as MNPTNNPNELSSGPSGSNASSNSNAAVAASPAYDRFLFDCEYLILFCTQFEQCDIRDQTDSVLEVKLEDLEKRWQQLQTSYQNIMLSPSSTDPKDIKANAKINFNASSEAYYTARSQILDILRISGGQARQNARHSLVPEYIPQNQSSIPASSHNSNDSYIKVPPCDTEVFKGGYEEWPSFRDMFTAVYVNYPKLTPAQKLYHLRNKTRGPAGAIVKRYTLCDENFNMAWSALKARYENKRVLVDNQLKILFNIPVANVENSESIQKIQSTVNDCLCTLRSLNVDVDGWDPILIYLISPKLPDETLSLWEQSLRSHRDLPTWNQLDEFLINRFEVVERISSIKCTKQQNNVTHQNSNKYDQRNPISSQGSGKIQTYLSQEKLTATCLLCETNHSLRTCPKFRQLTAQQRVDFVYKNKICSNCLSSSHLKPNCKSTNTCIICHKPHHSLIHIRTKYNENTSENSNTQEKRSESQNHQKPNTHNLSSQKEQPSTSKQNNSSHIQANFSSNNDMILLRTALVQIEHNGELFTIRALIDPGSQRTFISKRIQTRLQLPTTKSNFEISEIGGQRQTSDKQCQLSIVSKKHEIRFSVSAIVLPQVTKRLPAISFEIPNNSELENLELADPYFNKSLQIDLVLGNDSERFINIEGIKKNICGETSAYNTIFGWVLSGPMRTETIHSFSVNVHEFEESSIKEMLRKFWEQEEVPTSHLVSAADAFC; from the coding sequence ATGAATCCTACAAACAATCCTAATGAACTTTCATCAGGTCCTTCTGGATCAAATGCTTCCTCCAATTCTAACGCAGCAGTGGCTGCATCTCCCGCATATGATAGATTTCTTTTTGATTGCGAGTATTTAATACTTTTTTGCACGCAATTCGAACAATGCGATATTAGAGATCAAACGGACTCTGTATTGGAAGTTAAATTGGAAGACTTGGAGAAAAGATGGCAACAACTTCAGACTTCATATCAAAATATAATGCTATCGCCGAGTTCCACCGATCCGAAGGATATTAAAGCtaatgcaaaaataaatttcaatgccAGTTCTGAGGCATATTACACCGCAAGGTCTCAAATCTTAGATATTCTCCGAATATCTGGAGGCCAAGCACGTCAAAATGCCAGGCACAGCCTAGTTCCTGAATATATACCTCAGAATCAGAGTTCTATTCCCGCCTCTTCTCATAACTCTAACGACAGTTATATAAAAGTTCCTCCGTGTGACACCGAGGTGTTTAAAGGTGGATACGAGGAGTGGCCCTCGTTCCGTGATATGTTCACGGCAGTTTATGTAAATTATCCAAAATTGACCCCCGCTCAAAAACTTTATCATTTACGCAATAAGACCAGGGGCCCAGCTGGGGCTATAGTCAAGCGTTACACTTTGtgcgatgaaaattttaatatggcaTGGAGCGCACTTAAAGCTCGTTACGAGAATAAACGTGTTTTAGttgataatcaattaaaaattcttttcaatATACCTGTGGCAAATGTTGAAAACAGCgaatcaattcaaaaaattcagTCCACGGTCAATGATTGTTTATGTACTCTTCGATCTCTTAACGTCGATGTTGACGGATGGGATCCCATtctcatttatttaatttccccAAAATTACCAGATGAGACTCTCTCTTTATGGGAACAATCCCTCAGATCACATCGAGATCTGCCTACGTGGAATCAACtggacgaatttttgataaatagaTTCGAAGTTGTAGAACGCATCTCGAGCATAAAGTGCACAAAGCAGCAAAATAATGTTACAcatcaaaattcaaataaatatgaTCAACGCAATCCCATCTCATCTCAGGGCTCTGGCaaaatacaaacatatctctctcAAGAAAAACTCACAGCTACTTGTTTACTTTGTGAAACCAACCATTCTTTACGAACGTGTCCGAAATTTCGTCAACTTACTGCACAACAGCGTGTAgactttgtctataaaaataagatttgcaGTAACTGCTTATCAAGTTCCCATCTCAAACCTAATTGTAAAAGTACAAACACTTGTATAATTTGTCACAAACCGCACCACAGTTTGATTCATATACGAACTAAATACAACGAAAATACAAGTGAAAATTCAAATACTCAAGAAAAAAGAAGCGAAAGCCAGAATCATCAAAAGCCCAATACACACAATTTATCCTCACAGAAGGAACAACCATCTACATCAAAGCAAAATAATTCTTCTCATATCCAAGCCAACTTTTCATCGAATAATGATATGATTTTACTCCGAACTGCATTAGTGCAGATTGAACATAATGGAGAATTGTTCACGATTAGAGCTCTTATAGATCCGGGTTCTCAACGAACATTTATTTCAAAACGAATTCAAACCCGTTTACAACTTCCGACTActaagtcaaattttgaaatatctgAAATTGGTGGCCAGCGTCAAACATCTGACAAACAATGTCAATTGTCCATAGTGTCAAAGAAACATGAAATACGATTCTCAGTTTCTGCCATTGTTTTGCCGCAAGTGACAAAACGTCTTCCTGCCATTTCGTTTGAAATACCAAATAATTCAGAATTGGAAAATTTAGAGTTGGCAGATCCATATTTCAACAAATCTTTGCAAATTGATTTGGTTCTGGGTAATGATTCCGaacgttttattaatattgaaggaatcaagaaaaatatttgtggcGAAACTTCAGCCTATAATACGATATTTGGCTGGGTTCTCAGTGGTCCAATGCGGACTGAAACAATACATTCATTCTCCGTAAATGTTCATGAATTCGAAGAATCCTCTATTAAGGAAatgctaagaaaattttgggaacaagaAGAAGTTCCTACATCCCATCTCGTCTCAGCTGCTGATGCGTTCTGTTAA
- the LOC142231393 gene encoding uncharacterized protein LOC142231393, translating to MVRLPFKEEFSDSLYLGPSRFMALAQYNRMERNLSKDSELKTQYHDVLNEYIALDHAEETSSREISFDDKFNSFYLPHHAVVRPEHKSTKVRIVFNASRKTKSGYSLNDVLHTGPTLQSDLTSVILNWRKYQYVFCGDIQKMYRQILVHPHDRPYQRILFKPSDNNFIKDYQLKTVTFGINCAPFLAIRTLLQLASDVQATHPTVARILKHETYVDDILSGGYSIQEALKAQNDLSDILKNAGFPLKKIIANDPQLLAHIPSQDLYDSEFLRFHESSSTKTLGIKWNALSDSFTYSINPIQFEQTMTKRMVLSSIAQLFDPAGWIAPVIIRAKILMQQLWLEGIGWDDNLGPESQATWNRLVFDFPHINSISIPRWIQCCPTDTLEIHGFSDSSQAAYCACVYLRCQTNKSVVFSNLLVAKSKVAPLKPVCLPRLELNGAFLLAKLVNYVTSNFDFKISSITLWTDSSIVLGWLSKPPWSWETYIANRTSQIHELVPGSNWRHVPTHDNPADLGTRGCRPQDLTPNSLWFNGPKWLTQPHSTWPKRNPLVAPELGKRINVQTYHSTIDDTDILLRFSSYNRALRVISYMFRFYNNCLSRRRSTIKISNPFLTHKEVTFVKSRLITLSQKKFYPDEYSNLLESKPINDKSQLKCLNPFLSHENIMRVNGRLADSSLPYNERFPIILSGNSRFSHLYLLNLHQLLAHADCTLMCRMVQTKFYISRLKPRVKAIIHKCRTCVIFKQKSCSQIMAPLPSVRCELSPPFNITGVDFAGPFELKSSTLKRAPIIKSYVSIFVCFTTKAIHLEPCSELSSLAFEAAFTRFVGRRGLPNRVVSDNGRNFIGASRKLLKEFSGFVKSTASDISQKYSTHGFEWQFIPPHAPHMGGLWESAVKSFKHHFKRIAGAHKFTFEQFATILARIEGILNSRPISAVSEDPSDLTALTPGHFLKGSPIMSFPETPSQNLSLLNRWTKLKALHHQFAIRWKEDYLKSLHKRYKWKNSGPNLKIGDLVVVMDDLLPPSDWRLGRIVNTHHGSDNNIRVADIKVASGIITRPIVKLCYLPLLDQASPEPTS from the coding sequence ATGGTACGACTTCCTTTTAAGGAAGAATTTTCTGATTCATTGTACTTGGGTCCTTCTAGATTTATGGCTTTGGCTCAGTACAATCGTATGGAACGAAACCTTTCCAAAGATTCTGAATTAAAAACACAGTACCATGATGTTCTGAACGAATATATAGCGCTTGATCACGCAGAAGAAACGTCTTCTCGCGAAATTTCCTTTGAtgataaatttaattcattttacttGCCACATCACGCTGTGGTACGACCGGAACATAAGTCCACAAAGGTTCGAATTGTTTTTAATGCGTCCAGAAAGACGAAATCAGGCTATTCTCTtaacgatgtgttacacaccggTCCCACATTGCAATCTGATCTCACTTCTGTTATTCTGAATTGGCGGAAATATCAGTATGTTTTCTGCGGGGATATTCAGAAAATGTACAGACAGATTCTTGTACACCCCCATGATAGACCGTATCAACGAATTTTATTCAAACCGTCCGATAATAACTTTATTAAAGATTATCAACTCAAAACAGTAACTTTTGGTATTAATTGCGCGCCATTCCTTGCTATACGTACTCTTTTGCAACTGGCATCTGATGTCCAAGCAACTCATCCCACAGTAGCTCGAATACTTAAACACGAAACATACGTTGACGACATTTTATCGGGCGGGTATTCTATTCAGGAGGCTTTGAAGGCTCAAAATGATCTAAGTGATATTTTAAAGAATGCCGGTTTTCCTCTTAAGAAGATCATAGCTAATGATCCACAATTACTCGCTCATATTCCGTCTCAAGACCTATACGATTCCGAATTTTTACGCTTCCATGAATCAAGTTCTACAAAAACTTTGGGTATAAAGTGGAACGCGTTGTCAGATTCGTTTACTTACTCGATAAATCCAATACAATTTGAACAGACTATGACGAAAAGGATGGTTCTATCGTCAATCGCTCAATTATTTGATCCCGCGGGATGGATTGCGCCGGTTATTATTCGGGCAAAAATATTAATGCAACAATTGTGGCTAGAAGGAATTGGATGGGATGACAATCTTGGTCCAGAGTCACAAGCTACTTGGAATAGACTCGTATTCGATTTCCCTCACATTAATTCTATCTCTATACCAAGATGGATTCAATGTTGTCCTACTGATACTTTGGAAATCCACGGGTTTTCAGATTCGTCTCAAGCTGCATATTGTGCATGTGTTTATTTGCGATGCCAGACTAATAAATCAGTTGTGTTTTCTAATTTACTGGTTGCTAAAAGCAAAGTCGCTCCTCTCAAACCTGTATGTTTGCCAAGATTGGAACTTAATGGTGCATTTCTGTTAGCTAAACTCGTCAATTATGTCACTTCGAATTTCGATTTCAAGATAAGCTCTATTACTCTATGGACTGACTCTTCAATAGTTCTTGGTTGGCTTTCGAAACCACCTTGGTCCTGGGAGACATACATTGCAAATAGAACTTCGCAAATTCACGAGTTAGTTCCTGGTAGCAATTGGCGGCATGTCCCGACTCATGATAATCCTGCAGATCTCGGTACTAGAGGTTGCCGACCTCAAGATTTAACACCCAATTCTTTATGGTTTAATGGTCCAAAATGGTTAACTCAACCACATTCAACGTGGCCTAAAAGAAATCCATTGGTTGCACCAGAATTAGGAAAACGTATTAATGTTCAAACTTATCATAGTACAATTGACGATACTGATATTTTACTCAGATTTTCGTCTTACAATCGCGCATTGCGAGTTATATCCTACATGTTTCGTTTTTATAACAATTGCCTAAGTCGACGGAGATCgacaataaaaatttcgaatccATTTCTTACTCATAAAGAAGTTACATTTGTTAAATCACGTTTAATCACATTAtcgcaaaagaaattttacccTGACGAATATTCTAATCTTCTTGAATCGAAACCAATTAATGATAAAAGCCAATTGAAATGTTTGAATCCATTTCTTTCTCACGAGAATATTATGCGAGTTAATGGAAGACTCGCCGACTCGTCTCTACCATACAACGAGCGATTTCCTATTATTCTTTCGGGGAACTCACGTTTCAGTCACTTATACTTATTAAACTTGCATCAATTATTAGCTCATGCCGATTGTACGCTAATGTGCCGAATGGTacagactaaattttatatatcccgTTTAAAACCGCGAGTGAAGGCTATAATTCATAAATGCCGAACGTGTGTAATATTCAAACAAAAGTCCTGTAGCCAGATAATGGCTCCCCTTCCATCTGTGCGATGTGAACTATCCCCTCCTTTTAATATCACCGGTGTAGACTTCGCAGGGCCTTTTGAGCTAAAAAGTTCCACTCTAAAAAGAGCTCCAATAATAAAAAGCTACGtttcgatttttgtttgtttcactaCAAAAGCGATCCACTTAGAACCCTGTTCAGAATTATCGTCTCTAGCCTTTGAAGCTGCATTTACACGATTCGTCGGGAGGCGGGGGCTACCCAATAGGGTTGTTTCCGATAATGGAAGAAATTTTATTGGGGCAAGCCGAAAATTACTAAAAGAATTTTCTGGTTTTGTTAAATCCACCGCCAGTGACATATCCCAGAAATATTCAACACACGGCTTTGAGTGGCAATTTATCCCACCGCATGCCCCGCATATGGGCGGATTATGGGAATCGGCCGTAAAAAGTTTTAAACATCATTTTAAACGAATAGCTGGTGCCCATAAATTTACTTTCGAACAATTTGCTACAATTCTCGCAAGAATCGAAGGAATTCTAAACTCACGTCCCATATCTGCCGTTTCTGAAGATCCATCAGATTTGACAGCTCTTACTCCGGGTCACTTTTTAAAAGGATCACCAATTATGTCTTTCCCTGAAACCCCATCTCAAAACTTATCTCTTCTCAATAGATGGACAAAGTTAAAAGCTCTGCACCATCAATTTGCTATCAGATGGAAAGAGGACTATCTGAAATCTCTACACAAACGATATAAGTGGAAAAATTCAGGTCCCAATTTAAAGATTGGCGATTTGGTTGTCGTCATGGACGATTTGTTACCACCTAGCGACTGGCGCTTGGGTAGAATCGTAAATACTCATCATGGTTCCGACAATAATATTCGTGTTGCGGATATCAAAGTTGCTTCAGGAATTATCACTCGCCCTATCGTGAAATTATGCTACTTACCGCTCTTAGACCAAGCCTCTCCTGAACCAACCTCTTAA
- the LOC142229229 gene encoding uncharacterized protein LOC142229229 yields the protein MSHHQVYDCGICKERHSLRDCPIFIMMPVADRRVTVRTYNYCMNCLAKSHTVERCSSPATCRKCGYQHHTMLHPQIARTPSATSPAYYTPRERNTTTRQTPSRNNTTRRRVIITGRHNSTTTQQTRRPIRWFTKNPIPQTSTTIRRPPRQPTPQHAHTNNKIQRRRSNQRPKRNQHILAEAIKSIATVLCKSNFA from the coding sequence ATGTCCCACCATCAAGTTTACGATTGCGGCATCTGCAAGGAAAGACACTCTTTGCGGGATTGCCCAATTTTTATAATGATGCCTGTGGCGGATAGAAGGGTGACGGTTCGGACATATAATTACTGCATGAACTGTTTGGCAAAAAGCCACACAGTTGAACGGTGCAGTTCCCCAGCGACCTGTCGGAAGTGTGGCTATCAGCATCACACTATGCTGCATCCACAAATAGCGAGGACGCCATCCGCAACTTCACCAGCCTACTACACGCCTAGGGAAAGGAACACGACGACACGCCAAACACCATCAAGAAACAATACCACTAGAAGACGAGTAATAATCACGGGAAGACACAACAGTACAACTACACAACAAACAAGAAGGCCCATCCGATGGTTCACGAAGAACCCAATACCGCAGACATCAACCACGATAAGACGACCACCACGACAGCCTACACCACAACATGCTCATACCAACAATAAGATTCAGAGGAGACGCTCCAACCAACGTCCTAAGCGGAACCAGCATATCCTGGCCGAGGCTATAAAGTCCATTGCTACCGTGCTTTGCAAGTCGAACTTTGCATAA